One Rhodoferax sp. GW822-FHT02A01 genomic window, GACCATCAGGACATAGAGCGCCAGATGGCCCAGCTTGGCCAGCTTCTCCTGCCAGGCGGGTGGCTCAGGGACTATGGCCGGAGTCGTGCCCATCAAACGGAACACAATGCGCAACCACACCAGCGCGAACACCAGAAGTCCCAATGAAAAATGCGCGTTCTTAAGCAACTGCCTGCCATCACTCCCCTTGGGAAAGACGTCGGTCAGGTTGATGGCCGCATAAAGGCCTATGAATGCCAGCAGCATCAGCCAGTGCATGACCACGCTGGGTGTGCTGTAGCGTGACACGGGGCTTGTCTTGGTTTGCATCGGAACAAGAAATAGTTGAGAAGCCCCTACTCTATGCCACACAGCCTGCCGCCACGTTAAGGCCGGCTGAACACGCGGTAAAGAGCCCGGGTCCGGCAAGAGTCGCTGAATCCGAATACCATGGCGCCCTGTCTCAGGCCCCCGACTGAGGCAGCCTCCAACCCCATAACTTTTATAAGGTGCAGCATGAAACTCTATTACTCCTCCGGCGCGTGTTCGCTCTCCCCCCATATTGCTCTGTATGAATCCGGCCTGGCGTTCGAAGCCGTTTCCGCACCCACCAAGACTCACAAGCTGGCAGACGGCACCGACTACTACACCATCAATCCCCTGGGCTATGTGCCTCTGCTGGAACTCGATGATGGCCGCCGCCTGCACGAGGGCCCGGCAATCGTCCAGTACATCGCCGACCTCGTTCCCGCCAAACAGCTGGCACCGGCCAACGGCACTTTTGAGCGCTACAAGCTACAGGAATGGTTGACCATGATCGGCACCGAACTGCACAAAGGCGGCTTTAGCTTTCTGTTCAACCCCGCCACACCAGCCGAATTCAAACCCGTGCTGCTGGAGCGTCTGCATGGTCGCCTGAAATGGGTGGACAGCGAACTGGCTGGAAAACAGTATTTGCTGGGCGACCATTTCAGCGTGGCCGACCCCTATCTGTTCACGGTTACCAACTGGGCGCCGTTCCTGTCGGTGGACCTCTCCGGCTACCCCAACCTGCTGGCTTTCCGTGCACGCGTTGCCGCCCGCCCGGCCGTGCAAGCCGCCATGAAGGCCGAAGGCCTGCTCAAGTAACTCGTTCTCAGAAGTCTGCGGCTAATGCGCCGCAGACTTTGGCAGCGCACGCTGGCGCAAGCCCAGCGCGGCGCCCAGCCAAAGTGCACTGGCTGAAAACACCAGCCCGCGTTCCAGCCCGCCGCTTCCGTCTGCGATCCAGCCCACCACCGTCGGGCCAATGATCTGACCCGCAGCAAACACCACTGTGAACGCGCTGATGCCGGAGGCCCAGGCGGTATGCGGCAGGTTATGCCGTACCAGCGCAGTAGTCGATGCGACCACCGACAGAAACACCCCGCCAAACACCATGCCGGATAGCAGCACCCAGCCCCAGGACTGCGTCAACGCCGGCAGCAGCGTGGCCAGACCCAACAGCGCATTGAGCAAGGCCATAGGGCGCCCGTCATGGTGGCGGCTCAGCAGACCTGCCCAAATGCGGGAAGAGGCCATCACCGCCAGTCCCAGCAGGGCATAGAACACGGTGATCTCCGTCGCGCTATGGCCCTGGCTGCGCAGCAGCGCCACCACAAAGGTCATGTAACCGATGTAGCCCACACCAAACAGCGTGTAGCCACTCAGGCCAAAGGCAAATTGGCGCCAGCGAAAGTGCACGGCAGGCCCCGACCCGTTCGAGGCGGGTGCTTCCCAACCTGCCATCACCCGCGCCGGCCACAGCAAGACCAGGCTGAACAGCAGGCAGACCGCGCCCAACGCCCACCATGCCCAGCGCCAGCCGTGTAGAGCTGCCTGTGCCGCATCCAGTGCCGTGGGCACCACGACGCTGGACAGCGCAATGCCCACGCCGGTGCCACCGTAGTACAGCCCCAACAGCAATCCGCTATGCAATGGATCACGCGCGCCCAGGCGAGCAGCCAGCAAACCTCCCGCCACAAACACCAGGGCACTGGCAATGCCCGCCAGCAGCCGCTGCAGCAACAGGGCGTCGGTTTGCGTCACAAAACCGCTGCCCACCATGAAAGCTGTTGCCAACAGGGCGCCAACACACAGCATCAGCGAAGGCCCCCACTTGCGCATCAACCACGGGCAGGCCAACGCGCCCAGAAAATAGCCCATCGCATTGGCGGTATTCATGGCCCCGGCCAGCGCATACGACCAGCCCAAGTCCTGGCGCATCGTGGGCAACAGCAGACCGTAGGCAAACCGGGTGATACCCAGCGATACCGCTGCACCCAGCGCAAGGGCCAGGGCCAAAGCAATCAGGGAGCGCGGGATTTCGGACAAAGTCGGCCTCTCAAGGTTTCCAGCGCTTGAGTAACAAGGCATTGCTCATCACGCTGACCGAGCTCAGCGCCATGGCGGCACCGGCAAATACCGGGTTCAGAAAACCCAGAGCGGCCAGCGGAATACCGGCCACGTTGTAAGCAAAAGCCCAAAACAGATTCTGGCGGATCTTGCGCACGGTGCGGGCGGAAATATCCAGCGCCGCGGCGACCAGCAGCGGGTCACCACGCATCAGCGTCACACCCGCTGCATGCATGGCCACATCGGTGCCACCGCCATCCGGATTGGCCATGGCCATGCCCACGTCCGCTGCGGCCAGGGCGGGCGCATCGTTCACACCATCACCCACCATCAGGACCGTGTGCCCACCCTGCTTCAGCTGCGCAATCTGCGCCGCCTTGTCGCCAGGCAGCACCTCGGCCAGCACCTCACCGTCTTCGGGTTTGAGTCCCAATTGGCGCGCCATGGCCTCGGCAGCACCGCGGTTGTCTCCAGAGATCATGACCAGACGCAAACCGCGGGCGCGCAATTCCGCCAGCGCCTGCTTCGCAGCAGGTTTGGGCTCATCCCCAAAGGCCATCAGGGCACGCAGCACTACAGTTCCTTCATCGGGCCGGGCACCGGGCTGCGCCACACGCTCGGCCAACGCGGACACCGTGGACCCCTGCGACTGCCACAACGCAGCCTGCGCAGCCAACGAACCCAGCTCCACCTGCAGCGACTCCATCCAACGCAGACTGCCCAGCAGCAAGGTCTTGCCCTGCACTACGCCCTGCATGCCGCGACCAGGCACGGCACTGACATCGGTCGGCGTTGCCAGTGGCAACCCTTCCTTGGTGGCAGATGCCAGCACGGCGCGCGCCAGGGGATGCTCCGAGCCACTTTGCAGACTCGCTGCCAGTAGCAATGCCTCAGTGCGATCTCCACCCGGCACTGGCGCCAGTTCCAGCAGCTTGGGCTTGCCCACCGTCAGCGTGCCGGTCTTGTCAAAGGCCACCGTATCCACCTGATGGGCGCGCTCCAGTGCTTCTGCGTCCTTGATCAGAATGCCGTATTTGGCCGCCACACCGGTGCCGGCCATGATGGCCGCCGGCGTGGCCAGTCCCAGAGCACAGGGGCAGGCAATGACCAAAACCGCCACCGCGTTGATCAGGGATAGCTCAAAGCTATGGCCGCTGAACCACCAGCCCAGCAGCGTCACCAGCGCAATGCCCAGCACCGCCGGCACAAAGACCGCGCTGACCTGGTCCACCAGGCGCTGAATCGGCGCCTTGGCCGCCTGCGCGTCTTCCACCAGGCGAATGATGTGGGAGAGCACCGTGTCGGCGCCCACCGCCTGCACCTGCATGTGCACCAAGCCATCGCCGTTGATGGAACCGGCCGTGAGCAGACTTCCCGGCTCCTTGGCCACCGGCAGGGATTCGCCAGTCAGCATGGATTCATCGACCTGGGTCTGCCCTTCCAGAACCACGCCGTCGGCGGCAAAGCGTTCACCCGGCTTGACTACCAGCCGATCCCCCGGCAACACTTCTTCCACCGGCACATCCGTTTCGCCATCGACACCCACCAAATGGGCCGTCTCCGGTCGCAGCGCATGCAGGGCGCGTATGGCTGAAGTGGTCTGGCGTTTGGCTCCTGCTTCCAGCCATTTGCCCAGCAGCACCAGTGTCACCACCAGCGCCGACCCTTCAAAGTACAGATGCACCATGGCACCGGGCTCCGCCGTGAGCCAGAGCCAGACCGACAGCGCCCAGCCTGCGGTTGTGCCCACGGCCACCAGCAAATCCATATTGCCGCTCCAATCCAGCAGCGCGTGCCAGCCCGCCTTGTAGAAGCGCGCGCCCAGCACAAATTGCACCGGTGTGGCCAGCAGGAACTGCCACAGCGCGGGCAGCATCCAGTGATAACCCAATAATTCACCCAGCATGGGCAAAACCAGCGGCACAGAGAGCGCCAGTCCCCAGGCGATGGGCGCAAAACCCTGCCAGCGCGACTGCTCACCGGGCCGCAGCATGGCATCGGCCGCACGCGGCTCATAGCCGGCATCGCGCACGGCGCGGCGCAAGCGGGCTTCCATGTTGTCGGCAGGCACAGGCCCACCTCCCACCGCAGGCTCGCCCACGCGGAGCTCCACGCGGGCCGACTCGGTCGCCAGATTGACGGTGGCCTGAGCCACGCCCGGCACCTTCTTCAAGGCACGCTCGACCCGGGCAACGCAGGAAGCGCAGGTCATGCCACCAATGCCTAGATCAATACTTGTCGTAGTGGGTTCGTTGTTCATAGACAGGAGCCTAAAGCTTCCCACGGTTGCAAGGTCAAGGTGTTTTGCTGATCGGCACCACAAGCCTCATGGGCGCTTGACTTTGCCATAGTGGAAAGGTTCACACTATGCCCTTATCTGAATCACCTTGAATGGAAATGCCATGAACCAGACTTTTACCGTTACCGGAATGACCTGCGGCCATTGCGAAAAGGCCGTGACCCGGGCCATTTTGCAGGTCGACCCCCAAGCGCAAGTGCAGATTGACCGCCCCCAGAACCGGGTGGAAGTGGTCTCCGAACAACCGCGCGAGGCCTTGGCACATGCCATCACGGAAGAAGGCTACGTCGTCGCGTAACGAGGTATCCCAAGTTGTAAGACCTTGTTAATAGCGTCATCGCGGGGCAGCGGTTGCCGTTGAACAGCCATAAACCGGCACTTCTGTCGGTATGGGCTTCAGCCCCTAGCTGCCATGTTGACCACTACACACCTTCGCACGACGACGCGCATTGCCGCCACCCTGGCGCTGGCCCTGGCCGGCATGGGCGCACACGCTGACAACCTCAACCCCATCCTGGGTGGCGGACTGGGCGCAGTGGCCGGCGCATTCATCGGCCAGTCGGTGGGCGGCCGTGACGGTGCCGTGATCGGTGCAGCCGTTGGCGGTGCCACGGGTGTAGTGATTGCCAGCAACGGCGAACGTCGTCGCGAACCGCAGCGCACCGTGGTCTACACCGAGCCACCCCGCCCAACTCCTGTATATGGCTACCGCGTGGTGGAGCGCGTCAACTACTACCCGGCTCCGGACTATGGTCGCCACGGCTGGGGCGAGCATGGTCGCTACATGGATGAGCGCCGCTGGGAACGTCACGACTGGGACCATCATGGTGGTGAACACCGTGGCTGGGATCGCCACGATTAAGCGCACTTGCACCGCCTAGCAGCCCGCAGGGGCTGCTTATGCTGCAGGTGTGCCCTGCACCTCGGAGCCCAGCGCCTCCAGCAGATCGGGAATGAGTTTTTGCAGCTCTCCCGTGGCGATGGCCACATCGGCATCGAAGTTGTCGTCCTTGCCGTCCGATGAAAGTGCAGCGGCAGCTTCAAACACCACATCCAGCACCGCAACCTTCTTGAGCTGCAACGCCTCGGTCAGCACAAAGGACACGTGGTCATTCCAGGTCAGCGCCAGACGGGTGGGCATCTTGCCCTGGGCAATGTGTTCGCTCACCTCGTCCGTATCCAGCGCATGGCGGGTGTAACGCACCACGGCCTTGGATTCATCGGCCGCCTTGAGTTCGCATTCGCGGTCCACGGTAAAGCCCGGTGGGGCTTCCTTGGTCGCCAGCCACTGGGCCATGGCCGCAGCCGGTGAAACCTGGGTGTCTATCAGCTTCACCGCAAAACCATCGATGGCCTTGACCAGGCAGGTCATCACTTCATCAGCGCGCGATTGGCTGCCTGCATCCAGCACCAGCAGTGCGGCCTGAGGATCGATCCACACCGTAACCGAACCCTGCTTGGTAAAGGCCATAGGCAGCAGGCTCATGCGGGCATCTTCCTGGATTTCGCGCGACTCTTTCTTGCCAGGTTTGCGTCCGGTGGTGGCTTCAATCTGGGCAATCTGCTCCTGCGCACGACGCTTGACCACCGAGGCGGGCAAAACCTTGCTCTCCACCATCAGCTTGAGAATCCACTGTCCGCCCACGACTTCGACCAAGGGGCCATGGGCCACACCGCGCGGCTCCACCCAACCCACTGACTTTTCTTGGGACCCTGCACACTCCACAAAACGGGCCGGCTCCAGTGCCGCTTCCAGCTGCGCAACCGTCACGCTCCAGGGAGGCAGCATGCGGTACATCATCACATTCTTGAACACAGATTTCCTTCTTGTTGACTGCGCAGGATTTGCTGCGCGAGGGCCTATTGTCAACGCAAGCGCATGCCGCTTTTTCATGCAACTTTACATAGCCTTGTCGCCGCACCATCGTGGCGATACAAAGGGGGCGCACACTGGACTCCAGGTTGAAGCCGATGTTCGCTCCGACCCCTCTGAATACAAGGAAACACCATGAAAAAACTGATTCAATCTCTGGTCCTCGCAGGTGTGATGGCAACTGCTGCCGGTGCCGCCTTTGCACAAATGGATGCCGGTCCCATGGGCCCCGACGGCATGCACCGGGACCCGGCCAAGATGGCCCAAATGCATGCCAAGCATCTGTCGGAACTCAAGGCCAAGCTCAAGATCACTGCCAGCCAGGAACCCGCCTGGAACGCCTTCACCGAGAGCATGAAGCCGCCAAGCAATCTGCCTGGAACACGCCCCGACCGTGCCGAACTGGACAAGCTCACCACCCCCGAACGTATCGACAAGATGCGTGCACTGCGCAAGGAGCACATGGCGGCCATGGAAGCTGAAATGGACAAACGCGCCGATGCGACCAAGACCTTTTATGCGGCTCTGACACCGGAACAGCAAAAGACCTTTGACGCAGAGCACGCCAGGATGGACAAGCGTGGAGAACGCTTCCACAAAATGCACCCTGCGGATACCAGCGGCAAGGCCTTGACGCCACCCAAGCCATAGGCTTGCGCGACCGTGCGCAGTGCACGGTTCGGTCCTCTGGAAACGCCTTGATGGAATGCTGACCATCAAGGCGTTTTTCTTGGTGCATCCCCTACCCACTTGACTGGCATCAAGCCGCTAAGATGAAGTCGGCACTACACTCTTCACCTTATCGCCATGCCTACTCCCACACCATCCAACAGCGCACCCAGGATCAAGACCATTGGGATGATGCAACCCCTGATCTGGCTGGTGCAAGGTTTGCGCGACGTGGTCCGCTCAGGCTGGGTCAGCGTGTTCCATGGACTGGCGCTCACGATTGCCGGCATCATCATCATTGCGATTGCCCGCCATCGTTTTTGGCTGCTGGCTGGCGCCTTGTCGGGCTTCATGGTCATCGCTCCCGTGCTGGCAACCGGCTTGTATGCCCTGAGCCGGGCCATAGAGCGTCGGGAAAAAGCCAATCTGTCCGTCGTATTGAAAACCTGGTTGAACTGGCAGCACAGTCACTTCAACAAATGGGACAGTGACTACTGGTGCATGGTGCAGTTCGGTCTTCTTCTTGGTGCGGCAGCCACCGGTTGGGTGCTCACGTCTGCCGCCCTTATCACCCTGCTGGCGCCTGTTCCCATCAACAGCCCGCTAGACTTTGTGCACCACGTGGTGCTGGCGTCCGACAACTGGCTGTTCGAGATCTGGCTGGCCGTGGGCGGCGTGATGGCCGCTCCCCTGTTCGCCTCCAGCGTGGTAGCCATGCCGCTGCTGCTGGATCGCCGCGTGACGCTGATGCAGGCCATATTGACCAGCTGGCAAACCGTGCTGGAAAACCCGGCACCCATGGCGCTCTGGGCCGCCATCATCATGGTTTTTACAATGCTGGGTCTGGGCTCACTGCTGTTGGGTCTGATACCTGTCATCCCCATGCTGGGGCACGCCAGTTGGCATGCTTATCGCGACTTGGTCGACGTATCCCATATCGAGGCCCGAGAGGCTCTGTCCGCACCCGATAGTCAGTTTGGTAATCTTTAATGTTTGGTTTTTCTGAAGAGCAGATCGCAACCTTTGGCCTCACCTTCGGGGTGGGCGGGTTCATGCTCTATATGCTGTTCATCATCGGCCATCTGGCCTGGGAGTCCAAGGCTGGCCGCTTTGGCACCTTTGTGATTTTTCTCGGGCTGGCGTTTGGCATGGTGGGCTTTGTAGCCAAGTACCTGATCCAGTGGTACCTGACCCGCTGAAGTCCCGACAACAAGCCCTAGCCGAACGGCTTGACGCCTATGAGCAGGCCGTGCAGCCACACGGCAAACAATCCGGCTGCAATCACTCCCACAACAACCGTCACCAGCGTGGCATTAACCGTGCCAACAGGGTACTGCGTGTTCTGTGCACGATCGCGACGGCGTGAACTAATGAAGTCCAGCACGCCCCAGGCCAGGAAGGCACCAAACAGCACCATGTGAGCCAGGGTGCCATTGGAAATCAGGTGCGCCAGAGCCCAGGTCTTGACGCCCAACACCATGGGGTGGTGCACTCGCGCCTTGATGGCATTGCCAGGCACATAGGCTGCTGTCAGAAGAACAAAGGCAATCACATTGAACAGCGCTGCAATATGGCGCATCGGCTGGGGTGGCAACCAGATCTGTGTGGGCGTATCACGCGCAATGCCAAAGCCCCAGACAATCAGACCGAAACCCAGGAGGGACATCACGGAATAAGCACCCTTGTAGGCGTTCTCTCCCACGCGGGCAATGGTCTGCGTGCGCCATCCGTCGGCATAGATCCGCACGGAATGCACACCCAGAAACAGGACCAGTCCCAGAATCAGATAAGCCATGGTGTTGCTCTCGATATGAAGAATGTCGTAGCCTGATCAGGCACCGACCACACGGTTCTTGCCCGCGCGCTTGGCAAGGTACATGGCCTGGTCCGCACGGCGTATGCCTTCCATGCCCGGTTCATCACTGGCCAATTGCGCCACGCCGGCACTGAAGGTAATCAACATCTTTTCGGTACCGGCCAGGAAAAAACGCTTGGTCAGCTCGCGTTGCAAACGGGTCATCGCCTCCACTCCCTTGTCCAGGGGCGTATCAGGCAGAAGAATGACAAACTCCTCACCACCAAAACGCGCCAGCGTGTCCTGCGGGCGCATGCACTCACGTGCCACCTGGGCCAAGTGCGCCAGCGCCGAGTCACCGGTCTCATGGCCCTTTGCGTCATTGATTGCCTTGAAGTTGTCAATGTCCAGCATGGCAATGCTCAGCGGCGTTTCCTTGCGGCGCAGCGTGGATATTTCCTTCTCTAACGCTTCTTCCAAACCGCGTCGATTCAGGGCACCAGTCAATGGGTCATGGCGCGCCTGGGTACTGACGCGATCGAGCTCCTGGTGCAATTTGGCAATTTCGGCCTGTGTCTTGTTGGCCTGTTCCCGCATGGTTTGCAACTCATCACGCGCATGCAAAGCGTCCTGGGAAATGACACGTGTTGCCCCCACCACTTCCTTGAGTACCGGTGCGATTTCAGCAAGCGTCTTGGCTGACTCAATCAGGCGCGCACTCTCTTCCAGCTTTTCCTGATAGGCACCGGTGGATTGCGACATCTGCGATAGCCGCTCAATGAAAGCTGCCAGCATCTGGCGCATTTCACTTTGCGCTTCCAGGGTTCTTTGCTTGGCATCCTTCTGCTTGTGGACCACGTCCTTGAGCAGACGTTCCACATCGTCCAGGCGACGCAGGCTCAATGGCTCCGTGGACGCTGCCTTAAGCGCATCCATCTGGCCACTGAGCCATTGGTCTTCCACCCCAAGGTCACCAATGTTCTCAAAAACAAGATTGAGCAACTTGAGCAGCGTCTTCTTGATTTCCGCCTGATCCTCGGCCACGAAAGAGAGACGGTGGCTGTAGTTGACCAGCATCTGCTTGGCGGCAGTCACGTCCACACCAGGTTGCCTCAGCATCTTGGTCAACTGATGGGTTTGTTCCACAAACCGTGCATCGTCCGTACCCAAGGCAGGCTGTGCATACTCAATGAGACGGCCGATGTGAGACAGAAACTCATTGGTCAGGGCCGGT contains:
- a CDS encoding cytochrome b, with amino-acid sequence MQTKTSPVSRYSTPSVVMHWLMLLAFIGLYAAINLTDVFPKGSDGRQLLKNAHFSLGLLVFALVWLRIVFRLMGTTPAIVPEPPAWQEKLAKLGHLALYVLMVVMPLIGWAALSARGKPIPFFGLDLPALMGENRELGSTLKEIHELGGNIGYFLIGGHAAAALYHHYFMKDTTLLRMKLG
- the gstA gene encoding glutathione transferase GstA, which encodes MKLYYSSGACSLSPHIALYESGLAFEAVSAPTKTHKLADGTDYYTINPLGYVPLLELDDGRRLHEGPAIVQYIADLVPAKQLAPANGTFERYKLQEWLTMIGTELHKGGFSFLFNPATPAEFKPVLLERLHGRLKWVDSELAGKQYLLGDHFSVADPYLFTVTNWAPFLSVDLSGYPNLLAFRARVAARPAVQAAMKAEGLLK
- a CDS encoding YbfB/YjiJ family MFS transporter, producing MSEIPRSLIALALALALGAAVSLGITRFAYGLLLPTMRQDLGWSYALAGAMNTANAMGYFLGALACPWLMRKWGPSLMLCVGALLATAFMVGSGFVTQTDALLLQRLLAGIASALVFVAGGLLAARLGARDPLHSGLLLGLYYGGTGVGIALSSVVVPTALDAAQAALHGWRWAWWALGAVCLLFSLVLLWPARVMAGWEAPASNGSGPAVHFRWRQFAFGLSGYTLFGVGYIGYMTFVVALLRSQGHSATEITVFYALLGLAVMASSRIWAGLLSRHHDGRPMALLNALLGLATLLPALTQSWGWVLLSGMVFGGVFLSVVASTTALVRHNLPHTAWASGISAFTVVFAAGQIIGPTVVGWIADGSGGLERGLVFSASALWLGAALGLRQRALPKSAAH
- a CDS encoding heavy metal translocating P-type ATPase, whose protein sequence is MNNEPTTTSIDLGIGGMTCASCVARVERALKKVPGVAQATVNLATESARVELRVGEPAVGGGPVPADNMEARLRRAVRDAGYEPRAADAMLRPGEQSRWQGFAPIAWGLALSVPLVLPMLGELLGYHWMLPALWQFLLATPVQFVLGARFYKAGWHALLDWSGNMDLLVAVGTTAGWALSVWLWLTAEPGAMVHLYFEGSALVVTLVLLGKWLEAGAKRQTTSAIRALHALRPETAHLVGVDGETDVPVEEVLPGDRLVVKPGERFAADGVVLEGQTQVDESMLTGESLPVAKEPGSLLTAGSINGDGLVHMQVQAVGADTVLSHIIRLVEDAQAAKAPIQRLVDQVSAVFVPAVLGIALVTLLGWWFSGHSFELSLINAVAVLVIACPCALGLATPAAIMAGTGVAAKYGILIKDAEALERAHQVDTVAFDKTGTLTVGKPKLLELAPVPGGDRTEALLLAASLQSGSEHPLARAVLASATKEGLPLATPTDVSAVPGRGMQGVVQGKTLLLGSLRWMESLQVELGSLAAQAALWQSQGSTVSALAERVAQPGARPDEGTVVLRALMAFGDEPKPAAKQALAELRARGLRLVMISGDNRGAAEAMARQLGLKPEDGEVLAEVLPGDKAAQIAQLKQGGHTVLMVGDGVNDAPALAAADVGMAMANPDGGGTDVAMHAAGVTLMRGDPLLVAAALDISARTVRKIRQNLFWAFAYNVAGIPLAALGFLNPVFAGAAMALSSVSVMSNALLLKRWKP
- a CDS encoding heavy-metal-associated domain-containing protein gives rise to the protein MNQTFTVTGMTCGHCEKAVTRAILQVDPQAQVQIDRPQNRVEVVSEQPREALAHAITEEGYVVA
- a CDS encoding glycine zipper domain-containing protein — protein: MLTTTHLRTTTRIAATLALALAGMGAHADNLNPILGGGLGAVAGAFIGQSVGGRDGAVIGAAVGGATGVVIASNGERRREPQRTVVYTEPPRPTPVYGYRVVERVNYYPAPDYGRHGWGEHGRYMDERRWERHDWDHHGGEHRGWDRHD
- a CDS encoding recombination-associated protein RdgC, with the translated sequence MFKNVMMYRMLPPWSVTVAQLEAALEPARFVECAGSQEKSVGWVEPRGVAHGPLVEVVGGQWILKLMVESKVLPASVVKRRAQEQIAQIEATTGRKPGKKESREIQEDARMSLLPMAFTKQGSVTVWIDPQAALLVLDAGSQSRADEVMTCLVKAIDGFAVKLIDTQVSPAAAMAQWLATKEAPPGFTVDRECELKAADESKAVVRYTRHALDTDEVSEHIAQGKMPTRLALTWNDHVSFVLTEALQLKKVAVLDVVFEAAAALSSDGKDDNFDADVAIATGELQKLIPDLLEALGSEVQGTPAA
- a CDS encoding Spy/CpxP family protein refolding chaperone; its protein translation is MKKLIQSLVLAGVMATAAGAAFAQMDAGPMGPDGMHRDPAKMAQMHAKHLSELKAKLKITASQEPAWNAFTESMKPPSNLPGTRPDRAELDKLTTPERIDKMRALRKEHMAAMEAEMDKRADATKTFYAALTPEQQKTFDAEHARMDKRGERFHKMHPADTSGKALTPPKP
- a CDS encoding DUF2189 domain-containing protein yields the protein MPTPTPSNSAPRIKTIGMMQPLIWLVQGLRDVVRSGWVSVFHGLALTIAGIIIIAIARHRFWLLAGALSGFMVIAPVLATGLYALSRAIERREKANLSVVLKTWLNWQHSHFNKWDSDYWCMVQFGLLLGAAATGWVLTSAALITLLAPVPINSPLDFVHHVVLASDNWLFEIWLAVGGVMAAPLFASSVVAMPLLLDRRVTLMQAILTSWQTVLENPAPMALWAAIIMVFTMLGLGSLLLGLIPVIPMLGHASWHAYRDLVDVSHIEAREALSAPDSQFGNL
- a CDS encoding DUF2788 domain-containing protein — encoded protein: MFGFSEEQIATFGLTFGVGGFMLYMLFIIGHLAWESKAGRFGTFVIFLGLAFGMVGFVAKYLIQWYLTR
- a CDS encoding NnrU family protein — translated: MAYLILGLVLFLGVHSVRIYADGWRTQTIARVGENAYKGAYSVMSLLGFGLIVWGFGIARDTPTQIWLPPQPMRHIAALFNVIAFVLLTAAYVPGNAIKARVHHPMVLGVKTWALAHLISNGTLAHMVLFGAFLAWGVLDFISSRRRDRAQNTQYPVGTVNATLVTVVVGVIAAGLFAVWLHGLLIGVKPFG
- a CDS encoding GGDEF domain-containing protein, with the protein product MSEKKPFEVARETLKQLTARKLAPTPVNYKAIYNEIAGIPSVEQFPINELRSIATALQAKTPGQQRQKGLLESAIERMNWDGVRAAMVAYSGFTPVGGNESAGSAGVPIAVVSSEPLSAPALTNEFLSHIGRLIEYAQPALGTDDARFVEQTHQLTKMLRQPGVDVTAAKQMLVNYSHRLSFVAEDQAEIKKTLLKLLNLVFENIGDLGVEDQWLSGQMDALKAASTEPLSLRRLDDVERLLKDVVHKQKDAKQRTLEAQSEMRQMLAAFIERLSQMSQSTGAYQEKLEESARLIESAKTLAEIAPVLKEVVGATRVISQDALHARDELQTMREQANKTQAEIAKLHQELDRVSTQARHDPLTGALNRRGLEEALEKEISTLRRKETPLSIAMLDIDNFKAINDAKGHETGDSALAHLAQVARECMRPQDTLARFGGEEFVILLPDTPLDKGVEAMTRLQRELTKRFFLAGTEKMLITFSAGVAQLASDEPGMEGIRRADQAMYLAKRAGKNRVVGA